In the genome of Pelagicoccus sp. SDUM812003, one region contains:
- a CDS encoding tetratricopeptide repeat protein has protein sequence MGQRFASIASTLDEEAQNRTALFDLANLYHANEYDDRAQFLYNWLIESESDPETLARLNYLAAQLVKERGYSEEALAYLEASVAAFDGYGQAIVQLGEARLKTGDLEAAETLFRKGMANDSQLVSAYLGLARVHEQRGQLDLAIEALEKVLTFDAENTPAKALLSQLYARSGDKRQAYLISESIAYSTSPPESDPWLQEVKELILDTQRLDFLFLDYFMVGLYEEAEPYLQRMEEIEPENPRWSRYRAIMYMSSGYFEKAESEIREGLENGGEVDVFYPLLVKSLSLRGQSSEAETVAREAIERFGPSGELNLEWARLLMEKQSYEEAMTALNQGLEAKPYDLELHFTRARLGLKLGKTEEASESLKMVRQLAPMDSEAQVRAALVLMEAGRFDEALPFLNQARNASPYYADAIELLADAYFEIGRVAQSKGRIDQALESYNRSLEFAPRRLDVLGARAQLAIESGRLEVAEVALRELLSVTGEKPGMLLIYGDILFRSGKVAEARTHWRIALGRLGESEQESQLQRKLDVRLQQSSAFIRGGK, from the coding sequence ATGGGGCAACGATTCGCCTCAATTGCGTCTACTCTCGATGAAGAAGCGCAGAATCGGACGGCCCTGTTCGATCTAGCGAATCTGTACCATGCAAATGAATACGATGATCGGGCACAGTTTCTCTACAATTGGCTGATAGAGAGCGAGTCGGATCCAGAAACCTTGGCCCGTCTCAACTACCTCGCTGCCCAGCTGGTTAAGGAGCGCGGGTATTCAGAAGAAGCCTTAGCCTATCTGGAAGCGTCCGTGGCCGCCTTCGACGGTTATGGCCAGGCCATCGTTCAACTCGGCGAAGCAAGGCTCAAGACTGGCGATCTGGAGGCTGCGGAAACCCTTTTTCGAAAAGGCATGGCTAACGATTCTCAATTGGTTTCGGCCTATCTGGGACTCGCGAGGGTCCACGAGCAGCGAGGGCAACTAGATTTGGCGATTGAGGCCCTGGAAAAGGTCCTGACCTTCGACGCCGAAAATACTCCGGCCAAGGCCTTGCTATCCCAGTTGTATGCTCGTTCTGGAGACAAGAGACAAGCCTACCTGATCTCTGAGTCGATCGCGTATTCGACCAGTCCTCCCGAGTCGGACCCTTGGCTTCAGGAAGTGAAGGAACTTATACTGGATACGCAGCGCCTGGATTTCCTGTTCCTCGACTACTTCATGGTTGGGCTGTACGAGGAAGCGGAGCCTTACCTGCAACGCATGGAGGAAATCGAGCCCGAAAACCCTCGTTGGTCGCGCTATCGAGCGATCATGTACATGAGTTCTGGATACTTTGAGAAAGCCGAGTCAGAGATTCGCGAGGGACTCGAGAACGGCGGTGAGGTGGATGTTTTTTATCCCTTGCTCGTCAAGTCGCTCAGTCTGCGCGGCCAGTCTTCTGAGGCAGAGACGGTGGCCCGGGAAGCTATCGAACGCTTTGGGCCGAGTGGGGAGCTGAATCTGGAATGGGCCCGACTCCTCATGGAAAAACAATCGTACGAGGAGGCGATGACAGCGCTAAATCAGGGTCTGGAAGCGAAACCCTATGACCTTGAGCTTCATTTCACCAGGGCCCGTCTTGGCCTCAAGCTGGGAAAGACAGAAGAGGCATCGGAAAGTCTGAAGATGGTGCGCCAGCTGGCACCCATGGATTCTGAAGCCCAGGTAAGGGCAGCTTTGGTGTTGATGGAAGCGGGGAGATTCGATGAAGCCTTGCCGTTTTTGAATCAGGCTCGCAACGCTAGTCCTTATTATGCGGACGCGATCGAGCTCCTTGCGGATGCTTACTTCGAAATAGGTAGAGTAGCGCAATCGAAAGGACGGATCGACCAAGCTTTGGAGAGCTACAACCGCTCCTTGGAATTCGCACCGCGGCGTCTTGATGTTCTCGGAGCCCGAGCTCAATTGGCGATTGAAAGTGGACGTCTGGAGGTAGCAGAGGTCGCCCTGCGAGAACTGCTTTCGGTAACAGGAGAGAAACCGGGAATGCTGCTCATCTATGGCGATATTCTATTTCGAAGCGGCAAGGTAGCGGAAGCCCGCACTCATTGGCGAATCGCTCTGGGGCGTCTTGGAGAGAGTGAACAGGAGTCCCAGCTTCAGCGTAAACTGGATGTCCGACTCCAGCAGTCATCCGCTTTTATCAGGGGCGGAAAATGA